Genomic window (Tolypothrix sp. NIES-4075):
GCGTTACGCTCGTGCATTACTTCCATACCTAGGTTAGCGCGGTTGATTACGTCAGCCCATGTGTTGATGACGCGACCAGAAGAATCAATTACTGATTGGTTGAAGTTGAAACCGTTCAGGTTGAACGCCATTGTGCTTACACCCAAGGAGGTGAACCAGATACCAACTACAGGCCATGCTGCCAAGAAGAAGTGCAAGGAACGGCTGTTGTTGAATGAAGCGTATTGGAAAATCAAGCGACCGAAGTAACCGTGTGCTGCAACAATGTTGTAGGTTTCTTCTTCTTGACCGAATTTGTAACCGTAGTTTTGTGATTCGGTTTCGGTTGTTTCACGAACCAAGCTTGAAGTTACAAGTGAACCGTGCATTGCACTGAACAAACTTCCGCCGAATACACCAGCTACACCTAGTTGGTGGAAGGGGTGCATCAAGATGTTGTGTTCTGCTTGGAACACAATCATGAAGTTGAAGGTTCCGGAGATACCCAAAGGCATACCGTCAGAGAATGAACCTTGTCCGATTGGGTAGATCAAGAATACTGCGGTTGCTGCTGCTACTGGAGCAGAGAATGCCAAGCAGATCCAAGGACGCATACCTAAGCGGTAGGATAATTCCCATTCACGTCCTAAGTAGCAGAATACGCCGATCAAGAAGTGGAATACTACCAATTGGTAAGGACCACCGTTGTACAACCACTCATCTAAAGAAGCAGCTTCCCAGATTGGGTAGAAGTGTAAACCAATTGCGTTAGAGGAAGGAACAACTGCACCTGAGATGATGTTGTTTCCGTAAATCAACGAACCTGCTACGGGTTCGCGGATACCATCGATATCTACTGGAGGTGCTGCGATGAACGCAATGATGAAGCAGGTGGTGGCGGCTAGCAGGGTTGGAATCATCAATACACCGAACCAACCGATGTATATGCGGTTTTCGGTGCTGGTGATCCAGGTGCAGAACCGTTCCCATACGTTGGCGCTTTCGCGTCTTTGTAAAGTTGTGGTCATGAGTTTATGATTGCTTGAAATGTGTATGAAATATGCAGGTAGGTGTTTCTTACCTATTACTAAACATAGTAGAACTAATATTGAGTTTTGTAAAGTGTTTTCAGAAATTTTTTTACAATTAGTGCAGCCTGGGGGAAATCAGTACTTGGTTAAAAACCTTACTGTACAAGCTTTTGTTTTACTTTCAGGTACAAAAATATTTTGCCTGATAAAAGCTTCTTTGCGCTGGAGAAGCACAACTTTGAGGTAATAAAGGACTATATATATGTAAATTAATGCGTTGTGTTTATTATGCAAATTTCTCATTTACGCACAGTTACCTATAGCCCTGCTTATACAATCGTTCCGACATACGAGTGCTTTAATCGCTGTACCTACTGCAATTTTCGGACAGATTCGGGCAAAAGTCCCTGGATGACTGTATCAGCCGCAGAAAGTCTTTTAAAACAGCTTCAAAGCAAAGGTGTCTGTGAAATTTTGATACTCAGTGGTGAAGTGCATCCCTCTTCGTCGCGGCGTCAAGCGTGGTTTCAGCGGATTTATGATTTGTGTCAATTGGCACTTTCAATGGGGTTTCTGCCGCACACCAATGCGGGAGTGCTGAGTTATGAAGAAATGCAAAAATTAAAGACTGTTAATGTATCTATGGGGTTGATGTTAGAACAGTTAAACCCAGTATTGTTAAATACAGTACATAAATACGCACCAAGTAAAGTACCAGAAGTGCGGTTGCAGCAATTAGAGTGGGCAGGTAAGTTACAAATTCCTTTTACAACAGGGTTATTACTGGGAATAGGGGAAACTGAGGATGATTGGTGGGAAACATTAGAAGCTATAACTCGCTTGCATCAGCGTTACCATCACATTCAAGAAGTCATCTTGCAACCTCATAGCCCTGGATATCAGCAAACGTTTGATGCACCTGGTTCAGTTCTGTATAAATTACCAGAAGTCGTTTTTAAGGCACGTCAAATTCTCCCACCAGATATTACCATTCAAATTCCACCGAATTTAGTCAAAGATGACCGATGGTTACTCGCTTGTATAAAAGCTGGGGCAAGGGATTTAGGGGGAATTGGACCAAAAGATGAAGTAAATCCCGATTATCTGCATCTTCAAGTGGAGGTGTTGCAAGAAATTTTACAGCACGCTGGGTGGGAAGTTGTGCCGAGGTTGCCAATTTATCCGCAGTTTGATGATTGGTTATCAGTGGAATTGCAAGCAGCGGTGAAGCAATGGCGATCGCGTTGTCTCTTGACTCGCCGATGCAGCGTTTAGGGCTAAAATATCATTTTTAATTATAATGGTACGTTTTTATTATTTATACAAATACAGCAAAATCTCAAAGATGCATTCGATACTTGAATACGGTTTTTATCCTAGCCTCAGTTAAAGAAATGAAACGAATTATGAGAATTGGTGATTGAGACGTACAATCATTGAGGCTGAGTAGTGGTAGCCAGACCCTAAGTAATTAGGCGATGTCTGACGACAAGCCGATCCGCGTCTACGCTTAACTGAAGCTCAATCTTAATTGCAATTAAATATTTTTAACTTATTTTCTCTCACTTGTTTGGTTTGCACTTCTTTGACTCGA
Coding sequences:
- the psbA gene encoding photosystem II q(b) protein; translated protein: MTTTLQRRESANVWERFCTWITSTENRIYIGWFGVLMIPTLLAATTCFIIAFIAAPPVDIDGIREPVAGSLIYGNNIISGAVVPSSNAIGLHFYPIWEAASLDEWLYNGGPYQLVVFHFLIGVFCYLGREWELSYRLGMRPWICLAFSAPVAAATAVFLIYPIGQGSFSDGMPLGISGTFNFMIVFQAEHNILMHPFHQLGVAGVFGGSLFSAMHGSLVTSSLVRETTETESQNYGYKFGQEEETYNIVAAHGYFGRLIFQYASFNNSRSLHFFLAAWPVVGIWFTSLGVSTMAFNLNGFNFNQSVIDSSGRVINTWADVINRANLGMEVMHERNAHNFPLDLAALDVAPVALTAPAING
- the cofG gene encoding 7,8-didemethyl-8-hydroxy-5-deazariboflavin synthase subunit CofG, encoding MQISHLRTVTYSPAYTIVPTYECFNRCTYCNFRTDSGKSPWMTVSAAESLLKQLQSKGVCEILILSGEVHPSSSRRQAWFQRIYDLCQLALSMGFLPHTNAGVLSYEEMQKLKTVNVSMGLMLEQLNPVLLNTVHKYAPSKVPEVRLQQLEWAGKLQIPFTTGLLLGIGETEDDWWETLEAITRLHQRYHHIQEVILQPHSPGYQQTFDAPGSVLYKLPEVVFKARQILPPDITIQIPPNLVKDDRWLLACIKAGARDLGGIGPKDEVNPDYLHLQVEVLQEILQHAGWEVVPRLPIYPQFDDWLSVELQAAVKQWRSRCLLTRRCSV